The following are encoded together in the Juglans microcarpa x Juglans regia isolate MS1-56 chromosome 2D, Jm3101_v1.0, whole genome shotgun sequence genome:
- the LOC121249975 gene encoding uncharacterized protein LOC121249975 has protein sequence MDVKALAKSKRAHTQHHSRRPHVPHTNQKPKASSDGTNSAASAKKPLGKQVGEKTPPKYPGVSKLPSNWDRYEEELDPSASDGKSQPSDVILPKSKGADYGHLLAEAQAQAQQSLYVDGFPSLDDVMPGEFNQGLGAMLSVRGEGILSWVGDNNFVVEDETVATHEASFLSLNLHALAAKLENIDLSHRLFIEEDLLPPELCTVGLKTSSSQESNQIETCYTEPATAISEEVLDKVKIAGQNTRHTLSATSGSSKADQRLSSQGLVSVNAINADPRQIGESSQNKKPESTEQFDVSSVWEPQTKLSSFEAAAAEEDLDMLLDSFSETKKIFNPSGFRSNDSSPVLQQEAASMAPSPLSKPGRDSSKPSPFIATLDDSLDDLLEETSNVMSQNVLPPSLEGKADLHAVQSSSSHSGTKSKVLDEFDSWLDTI, from the exons ATGGATGTGAAGGCTCTGGCGAAGTCTAAAAGGGCTCACACTCAACACCATAGCAGAAGGCCGCACGTCCCCCATACGAATCAGAAACCAAAAGCCTCGTCTGATGGTACAAACAGTGCTGCAAGTGCAAAGAAGCCATTGGGAAAGCAAGTTGGAGAGAAAACCCCTCCTAAGTATCCGGGTGTCTCTAAACTTCCCTCAAATTGGGACCGCTACGAGGAAGAGCTTGATCCATCAGCCAGTGATGGAAAAAGTCAACCTTCTGATGTAATTTTGCCAAAGAGTAAAGGAGCAGACTACGGTCACCTGCTTGCGGAGGCTCAGGCTCAGGCTCAGCAAAGTTTATATGTGGATGGCTTTCCTTCTCTAGATGATGTAATGCCTG GAGAGTTCAACCAAGGACTAGGCGCTATGCTGTCAGTTAGGGGCGAGGGCATTCTTTCATGGGTTGgagataataattttgttgtagAGGACGAGACAGTTGCAACTCATGAG GCATCATTTCTCTCCCTTAATTTGCATGCTCTTGCTGCGAAACTTGAAAATATCGACTTATCACATAGGCTCTTCATTGAAGAAGATCTATTACCACCAGAACTG TGCACAGTGGGACTAAAGACTAGCAGCTCTCAGGAATCTAACCAGATAGAGACATGCTATACTGAACCAGCAACGGCAATATCTGAAGAAGTTTTGGATAAGGTAAAGATTGCAGGTCAAAATACTCGGCATACATTGTCCGCCACCTCTGGAAGCAGCAAGGCGGATCAAAGGTTGTCTAGCCAAGGGTTAGTTTCAGTGAATGCCATAAATGCTGATCCGAGACAAATAGGCGAATctagtcaaaataaaaaaccagaGTCAACAGAACAATTCGATGTGAGCTCTGTTTGGGAACCACAAACAAAACTCTCCTCATTTGAGGCAGCAGCGGCAGAAGAGGATTTGGATATGCTTCTAGACTCTTTTAGTGAGACCAAGAAGATCTTCAATCCCTCTGGCTTCAGGTCCAATGATTCCTCTCCTGTTTTACAACAAGAAGCTGCTTCAATGGCTCCATCCCCACTTTCAAAACCTGGCCGAGATTCATCTAAACCTTCACCATTTATTGCTACTCTAGATGATTCTCTTGATGACTTACTTGAGGAGACTTCCAATGTGATGAGCCAAAATGTCTTACCTCCGTCGCTGGAAGGGAAAGCCGATCTTCATGCTGTCCAATCTTCTTCCTCTCATTCTGGAACCAAGTCCAAAGTGTTAGATGAATTTGATTCGTGGTTAGATACAATTTGA
- the LOC121249976 gene encoding glutaredoxin-C9-like — translation MQQAIPYKSWPLPLHTNTGHTQQSFTLLNDMTNQSLVSPKAVLKPTEDMLSMVSESAVIVFARRGCCMGHVVRRLLLGLGVNPALYEVDEKDEGAVIKELELIRNGKDGKVQFPAVFIGGSLFGGLDRVMATHISGDLIPILKDAGALWL, via the coding sequence ATGCAGCAAGCAATCCCTTACAAGTCATGGCCACTGCCACTCCACACAAACACCGGTCACACCCAACAATCCTTTACCCTACTCAACGACATGACCAATCAGTCCCTAGTCTCGCCGAAAGCCGTTCTAAAGCCAACGGAGGATATGCTCagcatggtatcagagagtGCTGTCATAGTCTTTGCCAGGCGTGGCTGCTGCATGGGACATGTCGTCAGGCGCTTGCTTTTGGGCCTCGGTGTGAACCCTGCCCTTTATGAGGTTGATGAGAAGGATGAGGGTGCTGTTATTAAGGAATTGGAGTTGATCCGCAACGGGAAAGATGGGAAGGTGCAGTTTCCGGCTGTTTTTATTGGTGGGAGTTTGTTCGGAGGATTGGATCGAGTTATGGCTACTCATATTTCTGGAGACTTGATTCCTATATTGAAAGATGCCGGGGCATTGTGGCTTTGA